In the Haloferula helveola genome, one interval contains:
- a CDS encoding Calx-beta domain-containing protein: MKPTAPLWISGGLLVVAGVALLPRPSAESTAPERETATAPRARLERAAIRTAPLRETLAPRGHLWEPHAETAAEARRHSIPIRAEAFASIREAKAGDRLKLDLSRRIPNLDAEVANDAVQDDGTRVTHLMIAGTPEGELIIQENQAAGFFLAQLYYENDPVAYEFRESGDGLVAERHPVSDLICSMVGNDGEVLAMGLPEPEIMEGRGNGNGGGGNGGGGNGGGGGRTISISDASITEGTGGSSELTFTLTLSSSDKKNDITVDFATSDGTATAPDDYTATSGTAVIPRRSTQTTVTVPVNPDSLAESDETLTVTLSNASGASLGTATATGTILNDDQGPTLSTFNIVTYEGDSGTTTVNFSVDLSQAAASPVTVDYATADGSAFAGSDYVATSGSLTFLPGETTKLVPVQVIGDTDYEYAEAFSLVLSNAVGAPIDVAQAGCLILNDDLSPSTVPLLDSLPGATAVAYLDMDGHVSSGTPWNGGNTIVAQGIAGTFTQAAMTDIWKRVAEDFAPFQINVTTDEAAYLAAPPAMRTRCVITPDNEWYGAAGGVAYLNSFTWTGDTPCWVFSDMLSNSGSYIAEACSHEIGHTLGLLHDGRTTPSEAYYQGHGTGETGWAPIMGVGYYRWLTQWSKGEYLNANNPEDDLAIITGQNGFGYRTDDHADSSGAATPLDRNGLFVHGEGLITTSSDLDVFSFTITAAGPVGILVEAAYPSANLDILAEIRDVNGTLLASDNHPDILRSNPVVTLNPGTYYLHVSGTGKGDPQVAGYTDYGSLGAYTVNGQTP; the protein is encoded by the coding sequence ATGAAACCGACTGCTCCCCTCTGGATCAGCGGCGGCCTGCTGGTCGTCGCCGGTGTCGCTCTGCTTCCACGGCCCTCCGCCGAATCCACCGCACCCGAACGCGAAACCGCAACCGCCCCGCGCGCCCGACTCGAGAGGGCCGCCATCCGAACCGCTCCGCTCCGAGAAACCCTGGCGCCCCGCGGCCACCTTTGGGAACCCCATGCCGAGACTGCCGCCGAGGCGCGACGTCACTCGATCCCCATCCGCGCCGAAGCCTTCGCTTCGATTCGGGAAGCGAAAGCGGGCGACCGTCTCAAGCTCGACCTCTCCCGACGCATTCCGAATCTCGACGCCGAGGTCGCCAATGACGCGGTGCAGGACGACGGCACTCGCGTGACCCATCTCATGATCGCCGGAACTCCGGAGGGCGAGTTGATCATTCAGGAAAACCAAGCCGCAGGATTCTTCCTGGCGCAGCTTTACTACGAGAACGATCCGGTCGCGTACGAGTTCCGCGAATCCGGTGACGGCCTCGTCGCCGAGCGCCATCCGGTCAGCGACCTGATCTGCTCGATGGTCGGAAACGATGGCGAAGTTCTCGCCATGGGCCTGCCTGAACCCGAGATCATGGAAGGCCGCGGCAATGGCAACGGCGGCGGTGGGAATGGAGGAGGTGGCAACGGCGGCGGCGGTGGCCGCACCATCTCGATCTCCGATGCCAGCATCACCGAGGGCACCGGCGGCAGCAGCGAACTGACCTTCACGCTCACCCTGAGTTCGTCCGACAAGAAGAACGACATCACGGTCGACTTCGCGACCAGCGACGGCACCGCGACCGCGCCGGACGACTACACCGCCACCAGCGGCACGGCGGTCATTCCACGGCGTTCGACCCAGACCACCGTCACCGTGCCGGTGAACCCGGACTCGCTGGCCGAAAGTGACGAGACATTGACCGTCACGCTCTCGAACGCTTCGGGCGCGAGTCTCGGCACCGCGACGGCCACAGGCACGATCCTCAACGACGACCAGGGGCCGACGCTCTCGACCTTCAACATCGTGACCTACGAGGGAGATAGTGGAACGACCACTGTCAACTTCTCGGTCGACCTCAGCCAGGCGGCTGCCTCGCCGGTCACGGTTGACTATGCCACCGCCGACGGCTCGGCCTTCGCCGGCAGCGACTACGTCGCGACTTCCGGATCGCTCACCTTCCTTCCCGGTGAGACGACCAAGCTCGTCCCGGTTCAGGTCATCGGCGATACCGACTACGAGTATGCCGAGGCCTTCTCACTGGTGCTCTCGAACGCCGTCGGCGCGCCGATCGATGTCGCGCAGGCGGGATGCCTGATCCTCAACGACGACCTTTCGCCGTCGACCGTGCCCCTGCTCGACAGCCTGCCCGGCGCCACCGCGGTCGCCTACCTCGACATGGACGGTCACGTCAGCAGCGGAACCCCTTGGAACGGCGGCAACACGATCGTCGCCCAAGGCATTGCCGGGACTTTCACCCAGGCGGCGATGACCGACATCTGGAAGCGGGTCGCCGAGGACTTCGCCCCGTTCCAGATCAACGTGACCACCGACGAGGCCGCCTATCTGGCCGCTCCTCCGGCGATGCGCACCCGCTGCGTGATCACGCCCGATAACGAGTGGTACGGAGCCGCCGGCGGCGTCGCCTACCTCAACTCGTTCACCTGGACCGGCGACACGCCGTGCTGGGTGTTCTCCGACATGCTGTCGAACTCGGGCTCGTACATTGCCGAAGCCTGCTCGCACGAGATCGGACACACGCTCGGTCTCCTTCACGACGGTCGCACAACTCCTTCCGAGGCTTACTACCAGGGTCATGGTACTGGCGAGACCGGCTGGGCACCGATCATGGGCGTCGGTTACTACCGCTGGCTGACGCAGTGGTCGAAGGGCGAATACCTGAATGCCAACAACCCGGAAGACGACCTTGCGATCATTACCGGACAGAACGGCTTCGGTTACCGCACGGACGATCACGCCGACAGCTCGGGCGCGGCCACGCCGCTCGACCGCAACGGACTCTTCGTCCACGGCGAAGGGCTGATCACCACCTCGTCCGACCTCGACGTGTTCAGCTTCACCATCACCGCAGCCGGCCCGGTCGGCATCCTCGTTGAAGCCGCCTACCCCAGCGCCAATCTCGACATCCTCGCCGAGATCCGCGACGTCAACGGCACGCTGCTGGCGAGCGACAACCACCCGGACATCCTGCGCTCCAACCCGGTCGTCACGCTCAATCCCGGCACCTACTACCTACACGTCAGCGGCACCGGGAAGGGTGACCCGCAGGTCGCGGGCTACACCGACTACGGATCGCTCGGCGCCTACACCGTGAACGGGCAGACGCCCTGA
- a CDS encoding helix-turn-helix domain-containing protein has translation MEREAVELAAGFYLLLQKYLPPTTTLGELRVLTEVALGMYRAEPVCVTQVSERVGLTRWAVGRIIQRYIEAGMIREEKDPADSRRNLLVWTDDAFRANRDWSQDLLQLWQERGMGS, from the coding sequence ATGGAACGTGAGGCGGTTGAACTCGCGGCAGGCTTCTATCTTCTTCTCCAGAAATACCTTCCTCCGACGACGACCCTCGGCGAGTTGAGGGTGCTCACCGAAGTGGCGCTCGGGATGTACCGGGCGGAGCCGGTCTGCGTCACCCAGGTCAGCGAGCGCGTCGGTCTCACCCGCTGGGCGGTGGGGCGCATCATCCAGCGCTACATCGAGGCCGGAATGATCCGCGAGGAAAAGGACCCGGCCGACTCGCGGCGGAACCTGCTCGTTTGGACCGACGATGCCTTCCGGGCCAATCGCGACTGGTCGCAGGATCTCCTGCAGCTTTGGCAGGAGCGGGGGATGGGGAGCTAG
- the modA gene encoding molybdate ABC transporter substrate-binding protein, translating to MTLHPLRWFLPLALAAIAHADELRVAAAASLDEAMGEIAAAFEKETGIAVRPVIAGSNTLARQIEHGAPIDVFIAADERSMERLVGKKLVEKPQALLTNRLVVIIPKHSPAKIGRADDLLQLHRLAIGDPGGNPAGMYAKSWLERAGVWKSLQSRCVGTAHVRGALAAAGAGNVDAAIVYRTDAAISDKVRIAFEIPADESPEIRYPVAVCMRSTAPEEAKRFVAFLRGESSAAIFKRRGFGLANSEP from the coding sequence ATGACCCTCCACCCGCTCCGTTGGTTCCTGCCTCTGGCTCTCGCCGCGATCGCTCACGCCGACGAGTTGCGGGTGGCGGCGGCGGCCAGCCTCGATGAGGCGATGGGCGAGATTGCCGCGGCCTTTGAAAAGGAAACCGGCATCGCGGTCCGGCCGGTCATCGCCGGCTCGAACACCCTCGCCCGCCAGATCGAGCACGGCGCACCGATCGATGTCTTCATTGCCGCGGATGAACGAAGCATGGAGCGGCTGGTCGGAAAGAAGCTCGTGGAAAAGCCGCAAGCGCTGCTGACCAACCGGCTGGTGGTGATCATTCCGAAGCACTCTCCGGCGAAGATTGGAAGAGCCGATGATCTCCTTCAATTGCACCGGCTCGCGATCGGTGACCCCGGCGGAAACCCTGCGGGCATGTATGCGAAATCGTGGCTGGAGCGCGCAGGAGTGTGGAAGTCGTTGCAAAGCCGTTGCGTCGGCACCGCTCATGTTCGCGGAGCGCTCGCCGCGGCCGGAGCCGGCAATGTCGATGCCGCGATCGTTTACCGAACCGATGCCGCGATCTCGGACAAGGTGCGCATCGCGTTTGAAATCCCAGCCGACGAGTCACCCGAGATTCGCTATCCGGTCGCGGTATGCATGCGATCCACCGCGCCCGAAGAAGCGAAGCGTTTCGTCGCGTTCCTGAGGGGTGAATCCTCCGCCGCCATATTCAAACGCCGGGGCTTCGGTCTCGCGAATTCCGAGCCGTGA
- the modB gene encoding molybdate ABC transporter permease subunit has protein sequence MIPADFRLILFTVGSAALAVMIALPFAIALGWLLAKKRWRGKTLVEAIVLLPLVVPPVVTGLVLLMLFGRNGPLGQPLEAWFGIEVIFTWKAVVIAMAVMSFPLLLGSIRTAFEEIPEPLENAARTLGTRPWRVFFRVSLPQAKRGIASGVLLGFSRSLGEFGATIMVAGFIPGVTETLPLAIYRGVQSGDDSRAWMLAGVSVGIAVLCVALRQWVAKSAGPRL, from the coding sequence GTGATCCCCGCCGACTTCCGACTGATCCTGTTCACCGTCGGTTCCGCGGCACTGGCGGTGATGATCGCGTTGCCTTTCGCCATCGCCCTCGGATGGCTGCTCGCCAAGAAACGATGGCGTGGCAAAACACTCGTCGAAGCCATCGTGCTGTTGCCGCTTGTCGTGCCCCCGGTCGTCACCGGATTGGTCTTGCTGATGCTCTTCGGTCGCAACGGGCCATTGGGCCAGCCGCTCGAAGCATGGTTCGGCATTGAGGTGATCTTCACGTGGAAGGCGGTGGTCATCGCGATGGCGGTCATGTCGTTCCCGCTGCTGCTCGGCAGCATCCGCACCGCCTTCGAGGAAATTCCCGAGCCGCTCGAGAACGCCGCCCGCACCCTCGGTACGCGGCCGTGGCGGGTGTTCTTCCGGGTCAGCCTGCCACAGGCGAAGCGCGGCATCGCCTCCGGCGTGCTGCTCGGTTTCTCACGCTCGCTCGGCGAGTTCGGCGCGACCATCATGGTCGCCGGTTTCATTCCCGGCGTGACCGAAACCTTGCCACTCGCGATCTACCGCGGCGTGCAGTCCGGCGACGACTCGCGCGCCTGGATGCTTGCCGGCGTCTCGGTCGGCATCGCCGTGCTCTGCGTCGCCCTCCGCCAGTGGGTCGCGAAGTCCGCCGGACCCCGGCTCTAG
- a CDS encoding HAMP domain-containing sensor histidine kinase, translated as MSDFFSKLFDTSDFPARWHCGDWDPFHGWLHIVSDIAVWAAYFTIPLMLIHFARKKSSNILLNRVVFLFAAFILSCGTVHLIDAIIFYHPLYRLSGLTKLLTALVSWVTVFYLWRKIPGALELPELKAINSRLTDELERRRQAEIRAEMANRELKMLSSMVAHDLRNPLSSAVMMADLAVESSELRTSENLSMIADSLRAMNRQLESLKVDLKAGTPAAIEDVDLGALMGDVKAAVSSVILVKRGTLVWEDLPVAKADRDAIFHVCLNLVENALKYSGSADPEIRVSAVRSEDRVLLHFDDNGRGIDPDDRERVFGAGYRSDDSSDRDGHGMGLAFCRRILDEHGWKISAAESPLGGSRLTISLPASAVAGNDGN; from the coding sequence TTGAGCGATTTCTTTTCCAAGCTTTTCGACACCTCGGATTTCCCGGCGCGCTGGCACTGCGGTGACTGGGATCCGTTCCACGGGTGGCTCCACATCGTTTCGGACATCGCCGTCTGGGCGGCGTATTTCACGATCCCGCTGATGCTGATCCACTTCGCGCGGAAGAAGAGCAGCAACATCCTGCTCAACCGGGTCGTGTTCCTCTTCGCCGCCTTCATCCTGAGTTGCGGGACCGTCCACCTGATCGACGCGATCATTTTCTACCACCCGCTCTACCGCCTCTCGGGACTGACCAAGCTGCTCACGGCGCTCGTGTCGTGGGTGACCGTCTTCTACCTCTGGCGCAAAATTCCCGGAGCGCTCGAGCTGCCCGAATTGAAAGCGATCAACTCGCGGCTGACCGACGAACTCGAGCGACGGCGCCAGGCGGAGATCCGCGCAGAGATGGCCAACCGCGAGCTGAAGATGCTGTCTTCGATGGTCGCGCACGACCTCCGCAACCCGTTGTCCAGCGCCGTGATGATGGCGGACCTCGCCGTCGAAAGCAGCGAGCTCCGGACATCCGAGAACCTGAGCATGATCGCCGACTCGCTGCGCGCGATGAATCGCCAGCTCGAAAGCCTCAAGGTCGATCTGAAGGCCGGCACTCCGGCAGCCATCGAGGATGTCGATCTCGGTGCCCTCATGGGCGATGTGAAGGCGGCGGTCTCGTCGGTGATCCTGGTCAAACGCGGCACCTTGGTCTGGGAGGACCTCCCCGTCGCGAAAGCCGACCGCGATGCCATTTTCCATGTCTGCCTGAACCTCGTCGAAAACGCCCTCAAGTACAGCGGATCTGCGGATCCCGAGATCCGGGTGTCGGCGGTCCGGTCGGAAGACCGGGTGCTTCTGCACTTCGACGACAACGGGAGAGGCATCGATCCGGATGACCGCGAGCGCGTCTTCGGCGCCGGTTACCGGAGCGACGACTCGAGTGACCGCGACGGCCACGGCATGGGGCTCGCCTTCTGCCGCCGCATCCTCGATGAGCACGGCTGGAAGATCTCGGCAGCCGAATCGCCGCTCGGAGGCTCACGCCTGACCATCTCGCTCCCGGCAAGCGCCGTCGCGGGTAACGACGGGAATTGA
- a CDS encoding DUF1593 domain-containing protein, with the protein MQTSSLLMNFRAATTPLLALAASFGTAIASSAEPPAPDRPRVIVTTDGEADDRCSMVRFLLTANEFEVEGIINSSSQFHWVGGEGWHAFHPVDWVEKYIALYAKVHPNLLLHDPNYPSPEYLLSRWKVGNIGPDGEDKKRTEGAEWIAKVLLDDTDPRPVWIQAWGGCNTISRALRIIEEDHPERMEEVAAKLRLFLIWEQDGTYQSYIRPNWERFGIPTIISDQFDCMAYIWPKVLPEKTKRYFEADWMGEHILKGHGPLCDAYEHLNGAFHAEGDTPAFLHTIPNGLRSIESPGWGGWGGRYVKIRANVWMDPPPAPDWKHPDGRWTIDKSWAKKLENVSSPEDQAVRAHYFKPISRWLDDVQNDFAARADWCVKSYEDANHPPVVELKDTALEIDAKPGETVTLDASASRDPDGDRLTARWWHYREAGTYSGPELAGSDKPKVAIKVPADANDGDTIHMVCEVTDSGTPALTRYARTVIRAQSSR; encoded by the coding sequence ATGCAGACGTCTTCCCTGCTGATGAACTTCCGCGCCGCCACGACTCCGCTTCTCGCGCTTGCTGCATCCTTTGGGACAGCAATCGCCAGTTCCGCGGAACCACCAGCACCCGACCGGCCGCGTGTGATCGTGACGACCGACGGTGAAGCGGACGACCGCTGCTCGATGGTGAGGTTTCTCCTCACCGCAAACGAGTTCGAGGTGGAGGGCATCATCAACAGCAGCTCGCAGTTCCACTGGGTCGGCGGCGAGGGGTGGCACGCGTTCCATCCCGTCGATTGGGTCGAGAAATACATCGCCCTGTACGCGAAAGTGCATCCCAACCTGCTGCTCCACGATCCGAACTATCCTTCCCCCGAATACCTGCTGAGCCGTTGGAAGGTCGGCAACATCGGCCCGGACGGCGAAGACAAGAAGCGCACCGAAGGCGCCGAGTGGATCGCCAAGGTGCTGCTCGACGACACCGACCCGCGACCGGTCTGGATCCAGGCATGGGGCGGTTGCAACACGATCTCGCGGGCGCTGCGGATCATCGAGGAAGACCACCCGGAGCGGATGGAGGAAGTCGCGGCCAAGCTGCGTCTCTTCCTGATTTGGGAACAGGACGGAACCTACCAGAGCTACATCCGTCCGAACTGGGAGCGGTTCGGGATTCCGACCATCATCTCCGACCAGTTCGACTGCATGGCCTACATCTGGCCGAAGGTCCTGCCGGAGAAAACGAAGCGCTACTTCGAGGCCGACTGGATGGGCGAGCACATCCTGAAAGGTCATGGCCCGCTGTGCGACGCCTACGAGCACCTCAATGGCGCCTTCCATGCCGAGGGCGACACGCCCGCCTTCCTCCACACGATCCCCAACGGCCTGCGCAGCATCGAGTCACCCGGCTGGGGAGGCTGGGGCGGTCGCTACGTGAAGATCCGGGCGAACGTCTGGATGGATCCGCCGCCGGCTCCCGACTGGAAGCATCCGGACGGCCGATGGACCATCGACAAGAGCTGGGCGAAAAAACTGGAAAATGTTTCAAGTCCCGAGGATCAGGCGGTTCGCGCGCACTACTTCAAGCCGATCTCACGCTGGCTCGATGATGTTCAGAACGACTTCGCCGCCCGCGCCGACTGGTGCGTGAAGTCCTACGAGGACGCCAACCATCCGCCGGTCGTCGAGTTGAAGGACACCGCTCTGGAGATCGATGCGAAACCCGGCGAGACCGTGACGCTCGACGCCAGCGCCAGCCGCGATCCGGACGGTGACCGCCTCACGGCACGCTGGTGGCACTACCGGGAAGCCGGAACCTACTCGGGACCCGAACTGGCCGGCTCCGACAAGCCGAAGGTCGCCATCAAGGTCCCGGCCGACGCAAACGACGGCGACACCATCCACATGGTCTGCGAGGTCACCGATTCCGGAACCCCCGCGCTGACCCGCTACGCGCGCACCGTGATCCGGGCACAATCGAGCCGCTGA
- a CDS encoding heparinase II/III domain-containing protein — protein sequence MRFLLILSILGGMASAEPHPRILFPPAMEADVKDRIANDPLAKAIHSTVLERAEEVLEERTCEYLIPDGRRLLRESRRALSNILNCGMAWRTTGDPRFRERVIRELDAAVALKDWNPSHFLDTAEMSAAVAIGYDWLYHSLTEGQRKRYEDALIRKGLQQVERVVGKQHWWARGPRNNWSQVCGSGMGIAAEAVREREPELCAKIADESQRLVEACKAFYLPDGAYPEGPGYWAYGTNYHIMGLAAWQALGRDVDLPAVLGRSGDFMMHVHGPTGLPFNYADGPARRRLPTPAQSWLARQFGDAAQANYVRGELESGLAEGEEKPGGYFPLHLLWLPEQPDADASMPLTASFEGEQSLAFARTGWGRDAAWIGIKGGTGAASHGHLDAGAFVYDAGGVRWFDDLGSDDYNMPGYFGDKRWNYFRLTNHSHNTLVIGGKPQDDPHTGCTIEGWETDTSLHQARIDLTPVYRGQAKSVTRTVTFDAADGSVVIRDEIISPEGPVRWAAVTRAEPRIDGAGVTLVRDGKSLSLTRIDNSGGEWREFSMTPPTAAENQNEGFRMIGFTAEPSDRMTIEVRWEPATD from the coding sequence GAAGAGCGCACCTGCGAGTATCTCATCCCCGACGGACGCCGCTTGCTCCGCGAGTCGCGTCGAGCGCTTTCGAACATCCTGAACTGCGGTATGGCATGGCGGACGACCGGTGATCCGCGCTTCCGCGAAAGGGTGATCCGGGAGCTCGATGCGGCGGTGGCGCTGAAGGACTGGAACCCGTCACACTTCCTCGACACCGCGGAGATGTCGGCCGCGGTCGCGATTGGCTATGACTGGCTCTACCACTCGCTGACCGAAGGGCAGCGCAAGCGCTACGAGGACGCGCTGATCCGAAAGGGCCTCCAACAGGTCGAGCGGGTCGTCGGCAAGCAGCACTGGTGGGCGCGTGGTCCGCGAAACAACTGGTCGCAGGTCTGCGGATCGGGCATGGGCATCGCGGCCGAGGCGGTCCGCGAACGGGAGCCGGAGCTGTGCGCGAAGATTGCCGACGAGTCGCAGCGGCTCGTCGAAGCCTGCAAGGCCTTCTATCTCCCCGACGGCGCCTATCCCGAGGGCCCGGGCTACTGGGCATATGGTACCAACTACCACATCATGGGGCTGGCCGCATGGCAGGCGCTCGGGCGGGATGTTGACCTGCCGGCCGTGCTCGGCCGCAGCGGCGACTTCATGATGCACGTCCACGGCCCGACCGGCCTGCCATTCAACTATGCCGACGGACCCGCCCGCCGCAGGCTGCCGACCCCGGCGCAGAGCTGGCTCGCCAGGCAGTTCGGTGACGCCGCCCAGGCGAACTACGTGCGCGGCGAGCTGGAGTCCGGGCTTGCGGAAGGAGAGGAAAAACCGGGCGGCTACTTCCCGCTTCATCTACTATGGTTACCGGAGCAGCCGGATGCCGACGCCTCGATGCCGCTGACCGCTTCCTTCGAGGGCGAACAGTCGCTCGCCTTCGCGCGGACCGGCTGGGGCCGTGACGCGGCGTGGATCGGGATCAAGGGCGGCACCGGAGCGGCGAGCCACGGTCACCTCGACGCGGGCGCCTTCGTCTACGATGCCGGCGGCGTCCGCTGGTTCGACGATCTCGGCAGCGACGACTACAACATGCCGGGCTACTTCGGAGACAAGCGCTGGAACTACTTCCGGCTCACCAACCATTCCCACAACACCCTGGTCATCGGCGGGAAGCCCCAGGACGATCCGCACACCGGTTGCACGATTGAGGGGTGGGAAACCGACACCTCGCTCCACCAGGCGCGCATCGATCTGACTCCGGTGTACCGGGGACAGGCGAAGTCGGTCACACGCACCGTGACCTTCGATGCGGCCGACGGCTCGGTCGTGATACGCGACGAGATCATCAGCCCCGAAGGTCCCGTCCGATGGGCGGCTGTGACCCGGGCCGAGCCTCGCATCGACGGCGCCGGCGTGACGCTCGTTCGGGACGGCAAGTCTCTCTCACTCACCCGCATCGACAACTCCGGAGGAGAGTGGCGGGAGTTTTCCATGACACCGCCGACCGCCGCCGAGAATCAGAACGAAGGATTCCGGATGATCGGATTCACCGCCGAACCTTCGGACCGGATGACGATCGAAGTCCGCTGGGAACCAGCCACTGACTAG